One Perca flavescens isolate YP-PL-M2 chromosome 14, PFLA_1.0, whole genome shotgun sequence genomic window carries:
- the LOC114568438 gene encoding transcription and mRNA export factor ENY2-2: MSKDSQMRAAINQKLIEMGERERLKELLRAKLVECGWKDQLKAQCKDVIKEKGLEHVTVEDLVTEVTPKGRALVPDSVKKELLQRIRAFLAQHATL; encoded by the exons ATGAGCAAAGACTCCCAGATGAGGGCTGCAATAAACCAAAAGCTGATAGAAATGGGGGAACGGGAGCG GTTGAAAGAGTTGCTCAGGGCAAAGCTGGTGGAGTGTGGATGGAAGGATCAGCTGAAAGCACAGTGCAAAG ATGTGATCAAAGAAAAGGGTCTGGAGCATGTCACAGTGGAGGACCTGGTCACAGAAGTCACACCAAAAGGCAGAG CACTCGTTCCAGACAGTGTGAAGAAAGAGCTCCTGCAGAGAATCAGAGCTTTTCTAGCTCAACACGCAACCTTGTGA
- the nudcd1 gene encoding nudC domain-containing protein 1 isoform X2, with translation MSAVKWLRVRPTRTCVPDFFIIFLPYFNLWTTLSHLKDMASSNYSLKVNRELLDPNFESYRLSLDAIPTYNIELDAAVEEVKLKDTQYTLEHVRAFGMYNYLHLDPWYEDSVLFVDCKGRVLSLTVTLDTALCKPREVYRITPDSSRCEDRLCASLSFTSATWAALSDGAGRLHLLRTGKRGDSSHVKWEPLFSEDMEEPFTILHSISHVQDGVHTMEVLLLRIQKDPQETKGSGFSVSLEWITVANTAGHGQEKKYEVKKRRALRGKSVPHYAAVEPQGKGLMVASEKPFSFTHVDGRPVELPDPEPMEVEKTDPIYFWQQTAEDITVCVRMPEGVTKEEVQFRLTADNIRLGVQGFPPLLEGQLFASVDPEASAWIIKNDKSLEVTLQKRTEGPMWSELVMGDKRGENVMSDEQAALIHERLTFLTSEDLNGNPDRDKPPCNSQELEDCDGFPEDSSSLTHFDGESLKPTKVYTAGNLMLTAFRRACFYSALPPVSKPAPALHFNKPLVQRAPQRPSEEETGTPTPFLSPALVT, from the exons ATGTCCGCTGTAAAATGGCTCCGGGTGCGCCCAACCAGGACGTGTGTCCCTGacttcttcatcatcttcttgcCTTACTTCAACTTGTGGACAACCCTGTCACATTTAAAAGACATGGCTTCGTCAAATTATTCCTTGAAGGTCAACAGAGAGCTGTTGGACCCTAACTTTGAAAGTTACAGGTTATCTCTGGACGCCATACCAACGTACAACATTGAGCTGGATGCTG CTGTGGAGGAAGTGAAATTGAAGGATACTCAGTACACCCTGGAACATGTGCGGGCTTTTGGCATGTACAATTACCTCCACCTTGACCCTTGGTATGAAGacagtgttttgtttgtggACTGCAAAGGAAGGGTTCTCAGTCTCACCGTCACCCTG GACACCGCCCTGTGTAAGCCAAGAGAGGTGTACCGTATAACCCCTGACTCCAGCCGGTGTGAGGATCGCCTTTGTGCGTCCCTCAGCTTCACCTCAGCGACCTGGGCGGCACTCTCTGATGGTGCCGGCCGACTGCACCTTCTCCGAACCGGCAAGAGGGGAGACAGCTCGCATGTGAAGTGGGAA CCACTGTTTAGTGAAGACATGGAGGAGCCTTTCACCATCCTCCACAGCATCTCACATGTCCAGGATGGAGTCCACACCATGGAGGTCCTGCTGCTCCGCATCCAGAAAGACCCACAGGAAACTAAAGGGAGTGGTTTCTCAGTGTCTCTTGAGTGGATCACAGTCGCCAACACTGCAGGACATG GTCAGGAGAAGAAGTATGAGGTGAAAAAAAGGAGGGCCCTCAGGGGGAAGTCGGTGCCTCACTACGCAGCGGTGGAGCCACAAGGGAAGGGGTTAATGGTGGCCTCGGAGAAACCGTTTTCCTTCACACATGTGGACGGGCGTCCTGTGGAGCTGCCTGACCCAGAGCCCATGGAGGTGGAGAAGACAG ATCCCATTTACTTCTGGCAGCAGACAGCGGAGGACATCAcggtgtgtgtgcgcatgcctGAGGGTGTCACCAAAGAGGAGGTGCAGTTCAGGCTGACGGCAGACAACATCAGGCTTGGAGTTCAGGGTTTCCCTCCTTTACTGGAGGGCCAGCTGTTTGCATCTGTAGACCCAGAGGCCAGCGCCTGGATcatcaaaaatgacaaaag CCTGGAGGTGACCCTGCAGAAGCGCACTGAGGGACCGATGTGGTCGGAGCTGGTGATGGGTGACAAGAGAGGGGAGAACGTGATGAGCGACGAGCAAGCTGCCCTCATCCACGAGAGACTGACATTCCTCACCTCTGAAGACTTG AACGGAAACCCTGACAGGGACAAGCCCCCTTGTAACTCTCAGGAGCTGGAGGACTGTGATGGGTTCCCAGAAGACAGCTCCAGCCTCACACACTTTGATGGAGAATCACTCAAGCCCACTAAGGTG TACACTGCTGGCAATCTGATGCTAACTGCCTTCAGAAGAGCATGTTTTTATTCAGCACTGCCCCCAGTGAGCAAGCCAGCGCCGGCCTTGCACTTTAACAAGCCACTTGTTCAGAGAGCCCCACAAAGGCCCAGTGAAGAAGAAACGGGCACACCAACTCCATTTCTATCACCTGCCCTCGTGACTTGA